The Gracilimonas sediminicola sequence AGCTTTAATCTGAGTGTTTTCGGGAAAGGTTTTTTTGCTTTTGAAGCCTTGTTTTAAAGTTGAAATATGATGATAACTGTTCTACTTCTCGTCAGAATCTAACACATAAATTTGAGAGAGATTTCGTCCTTCCTGTGCATAATCGAGTCCATATCCCAACACAAAAGCATTTGGAATCTCAAAGCCCACATAATCGAGCTGAACATCGTGATGGGTGGCTTCTTTTTTGTGCAGAAGCGTACAGACAGCCACCGAAGCCGGGTTGTTTTCTTTAATCCGCTTCACCATATAATTCATGGAAAGACCGGTATCCACAATGTCTTCTACCAGGATCACATGCCGCCCTTCGATTTTGGCATCAATGTGCTTCAGCTCCGTTACCTGTCCGGATGAAACCTTCTTATCGCCATAGCTGCTGAGCTTCATGAAATCCACCTCACAGTCGATGCTCACATGTCTCATGACATCAGCAAGGAAAATAAAAGCCCCGTTCAGGATGCCGATAAAAATAGGCTTCTTACCCTCATAGTCCTTATCCAGCTGATTGCCAAGTTGGTTCAGGCGCTCGTCGATCTGGTCTTTGGTAATAAAAATTTTGAATTTTTCACCGTTACAAGTCACTGTATCCGGTTGGTAAAAAGTAGAACTCATACTAACTGAAATTTATCGTCAAAAAAGTAGTTGATGTGGATTCGCATTTAGCCAATTCAGAGATGGCTCCCTGCTCATTATTAGTTGCGGGAACAGGATATAGAATAGCATAAATAGTACTATCTGATCCGCACAATACCAAAGCTTTTTCTTTAAAATGTGAGGGGATTTTTCGGTTTGTCAGATGGTCGGATACTTTCTGATGCCCGGCCATCCCCAAAGGCTGTAAGGCATCGCCATCGCTCCAGCTTCTCAGCGTCAACGGCCAGGAAAGTTTGGACGCATCCAGCTTCAGCGCGGATTTGCCGGAAGGCTTCTTTGTTCTTTTCAGGGTGACGCCATTCAGGCTATAGCCTTCTTGCGCAATTTTTTTTGAGATCTTTTGGGAGATTTCGTCAATACTTTCATCTTGCTGAAGGTGAATCCCGTTCCGTTCGCGCGTCAAAACGAGGTCTCCTACTTTCATGCTTTTTCCGGGTTGCAGAAATTCAAGTTCGGTTAAGGCTTCAAGCTGACCTTTGGAATAGGCGCCTTCCAGCCCGAATTGATCGAGCATTGTTTTGAGTACAGCTGGTTTCAGGATTTGCGGAAGCTGAGCGTATTTCTTCAGGTTGATGCTGTTGTTATTCGTCACCTGCTCAGTGATTTCCGTGATACTCGCTTCAAATAATTTGCCCTGTTCCGGGAGGTTCAGAATGTTTTGCTTCCAGCCGGGGAGCAGGTTGTCTATTTGTTGGGCGAATTCATTCCGGATGAAATTTCGCGCATAATCAGAACTTTTATTGCTTTCATCGGTGCGGTAGGGAATAGCTTCTGCTTCGCAAAAAGCGAGAATATCTTCTTTATCAAACTTGAGCAGGGGACGAAATAGCTTGCCATCCCACTCTCTCATTCCCTGCCATGCAGCCGGTCCGCTTCCCCGAAACAGCTTCTGCAAAATAGTCTCCACCTGGTCGTCCTGATGATGAGCGGTTACGATCGCCTCTGCACCGGAATCACTTTTCAAATCCCGAAAAAACTGATACCGTTGTCTGCGCGCCCAGTTCTGAAAGTTCTCACCTTCTGCCTCCTTTGGATTCAGCCGAATGGAACAGCATTCAAACCCCCATTGAAAAGCCAGCTGCTCCACCAGTTCCTGATCCTTATCCGCCTGCTTCCCTCGCTTGCCATAATTCACATGAACCACCAGCGCCTCCTGCTCCAGCAGATGAAAAAGATAGAGCAAAGCCATCGAATCGGGACCGCCGCTTACACCCAGAATGAAAAAAGCATCCGGATCAAAATAATCAGCCAGGCTCTGAGAAAGGTGTTTCTGAATTTTTTTGGAAATGGATTTTGCCATAGAAAAAAGTAGGAAGAAATTAGGAAAGATGAACACCCAACAAGGAACACCCAACTTTGAACTTTGAATGGGTGGTTGAAGTACTTTCCTCATTAAACGTTCAATGTTCCTTGTTGCATGTCCCTTTGGTCATTATGATTTGGTACTTGGAATTTGAAGCTTGGAATTTGGATATTCATCCCCTTGAAATAAACGAAGTAATAAAACCTCACTTCATGTACCCCAACCGCTCCTGGATTTACCATCACGATGAACCACTGACCCGTTATTCGCTGGGGCAGGAAGGCGATAATCCGCTGATTTGTTTTGGGGTGAATCCCTCCACGGCCAAGCCGGGAGATTTGGATCCCACCGTGGCATCTGTAGCCCGATTTGCGATGGAAAACGATTACGACGGCTGGCTCATGTTCAACCTCTATCCGCAGCGGGCCACCAATCCGGATAAAATGCACAAAAACTTCCAGAAGAAAATTCACGAGAAGAATGTGGAAGTGATTGCGGAACTAACCAACCATCTTTCTGCCGACATCTGGTGTGCCTGGGGTACGCTGATCGAAAAACGACCGTACCTGTCGCGCTGCCTGCAAGATATTTATGATGCCATCTCAGGCAACGGCAACCGGTTCTATACCCGCGGACGCATCTCCAAAGCCGGACACCCTCACCATCCGTTGTACCTGAGGAAAACGGCTCCCATGGATGAATTTGATGTGCAGCGTTATGTGGAAGAAGTGATTTAGAGGGAATTCTAAATTCCAAGCACCAAATCCCAATGACCAGATTTGATTAATCAATTCACATGGGAAGTCTATAAGCCATGGGTACAAGTAGCTGGTCTCTTACTATAGTTCGCTCGCATCCACCAAACAGATCTCGGCTTTCGCCGCGGGGTGATGATATACTTTAATATTCCCTGTTAGATGTTCTAAGAATCATCGTCGGCGAAGTTTAACGAAGATCCGGGATATCCTTGTTCTATCTGTATATCAAAAAAAGCGTCCTTTCCCCTTAACCAAAGGGGAAAGACAGAAAGGGGTCCTATAGCGAAGGGTAACACTGCCAGAATAACCAGATCTTTCGCTACTTGAGGATTATAGATGTCAGGTAATTAAAAATTCGATATTCGCTAAGCGAGGGGTTAAAGCTCATTCGCTTGTCCATAAGACAGATCTGCCTCACTTCAACATTGAATGTTGAATATTCCTTATTCAATGTTCCGCAGGCAGATCGTTCTTGCAAAAACGGTTATAATTGCTTCAATTCCATGCATTCAACACTAATCTAATCCGGGGATCATGGGAAAGAAAACAATACTGCTGCTTTGTCTGCTAACAGCGGGCAGTGGACTATATGCACAGGAAAAACAAAACGGGGAAAAAGAGTCCAAAACAGACTACACAGAGGCCATTGTTTTGGTGGAAGTGTGGATGGACGCCATGCAGAAGTTTGATGAAATACCCGGCATCAGTGCCATAGCGCTGGAAGACCAGGAAGTGATTTGGAAAGGGGCCTACGGAGAAGCAAATCCGGATGAGGATGTGAAAATGGAAACCAACACCATTTGCAGCGTGTGTTCCATATCCAAGCTATTTACGTCTATCGCAATTATGAATTTATATGAAGATGGAAAACTGCGGCTGGATGACCGGCTGGAAGATGTGATGCCCGGTTATGACCTTGAACAGCAATTCGAGCTGAGTGGCCCTATTACCATTCGTAATCTGCTTACCCATTCTTCCGGTTTACCGCGCGAAAATGCCTATTCGCACTGGACTGACACCAGCCTTGAATTCCCGACCAAAGAGGAAATTCTGAAATCCCTGAATGAACAGGAGACGCTGTATCCTTCGTCCACTTACTTTCAGTACAGTAACCTGGCAATGACTTTGCTGGGATATATTGTGGAAGAAGTATCCGGGCAGACTTATGATGAATATGTAAGAGAACACATCCTGGAACCATTGGAGCTGGACGATACCCGTCCCGATATGCCGGAAGATTTATGGGGCGGTCAGCTCGCCGTAGGCTATACCGTTGAAACCATAGAAGGCAAACAGCATAAATTGGATTTGTTTGATCCCAATGGGGTAACCCCGGCAGCGGGATTCAGCTCTACAGTAGAAGACCTGGCGGATTTTGCTGCATGGCAGTTTCGGCTTTATGATGCGGAAGAAGAGGAGATCCTGCATCCCTCCACCATTAAAAACATGCACAACATTCACTGGATGGATAGCGATTTTGGAACCAGCTGGGGACTGGGATTTTCAGTGTATAAAGGTCCCGGCGATAAGAAATGGGTCGGCCATGGAGGCTATTGCCCCGGTTACCGAAGCACGCTGATGATGAATCCGGAATCAAAAAGAGCCTACTCGGTGATGACTAACAGTAATAATCCCAGTCCCGGAAAATACGCACGGGGCATCCATGCTATTTTATCCAAAGCCGGGAGTATTGAAGAGGCCGATGAAGAACTGGCTATGGAGCTGAAAGCATATGCCGGTTATTATGAGGGACAGGTTGGTCGAGGCATCAGCTATGTAGGCACCTGGGGTGATAAGCTGGTGAGGATGGGGCTTCCGGCCGATAACCCGGGAGATTTTTCCAAATACCGCCGGGTGGATAAAGACCATTTTGTACGTATCCGCGATAACGGAGAAGATGGCGAAAGCATGCGGTTCATCCGCAATGACAAAGGTGAAGTCATCCATATGAAGTACTACGATAATTATATGTCAAACAAAATAGAGCTGGAGTAAATCCCGGACTCAAAAAGTCTAATTTAGCCCCCCTACGTCATTCCGGGCCCACCTGTTTTACCCGAATATCAATAAAGGCGTCCTTTCCCCTTAACCAAAGGGGAAAGACAGAAAGGGGTCTGCCTGCTAAGGACAACACCGTTACATTTACTCCGATTTGCAAAAACTTCGACATTCAATGTTGGATGTTCAATATTCCACCGGCAGATCCTTCACTCCGCTCAGGTTTGTAGATAAATGGGTGTTGTTAAACTTACCCACTCGTCATCTCTATGATTTGCGAATGATCGATAGACCGAATAACCGATTTACGATTTCAATGTTGGATGTTCCTTGTTGGATGTTCATATTCCCTCATTCTTCAACAATCTCAAACTCTATAACACAAGCCATGCTCCGCTATTTCTGTGCTCTTCTGATTATTACAACTGCCTGTACTTCTGAAACCAAGCCGCCGATTGAGTGGGGCGAGTCGCCATGGCCGGAAATACGGAAGGAGCGGATATCTACCCTGTTACCGCAGGCCATGGAAGCAGCCGGAGTAGATGCCTGGATTGTGATCTGCCGGGAGAATAACAACGACCCCATCGCGGATCACATTGGGGGGGAGAATGCCGGAGGTACGGCGGCCTTTCTATTCTATCGGGATGAAGACGGTTTTCATTCGCGGGTATATTCGCCCGTTGGGGAAGCTACCGCCCTGGATGAACTGGATATTCATGATGAGGTAATTCCGGTAGAGCGGGGCCGGTCCGCTATGGAGCAGGCAGCAGATTTCATCCGTCAGAAGGATTTCGAAACCATTGCGGTAAACTCATCTGCCTCCAACGCCCAGGCTGACGGACTCAGTTTCACTCAGCGGCAGTCACTGGAAAAAGCATTAGGTGCTGAGCTTTCCAGCCGGCTTGTATCATCGGATGAGCTGATTTATGAGTGGCTGTCGGTGAAAACGCCCCGTGAGGTAGAGATCATGACCAAAGCTGCAGAGCTGACAGCCCAATGGCAGCTTGAAGCTTATGAAATCATTGAGCCCGGGGTAACCACCGATGCCGAAGTAGCGGCCTTCATGGATGCAAAAATGGAAGAGTACGGAGTGGGCGAGGCCTGGAATCCCACGCAGAATCCAAATGTGAACTCCGGCGCCGACCGCGGACACTCCCACGCCACTGACAAAGTGATTATGCCCGGCGATGTAATCCAAACCGATTTCGGGATTAAATTGTATGACCGGTGGGTGAGTGACATCCAGCGTTTTGCCTATGTATTAAAAGAAGGAGAAACCGAAGCCCCGGAAGACATTCAGTTTTACTGGGAGTCGGCCAAAGCCGGAAACCGTGCGGCTTTCAACGCTATGAAACCCGGCATGCGCGGGGAAGATGTAGATGCCGCCCAGCGAAAGCTCATGGAAGAAAACGGATCGGAATATGTGATGTGGAGTACTGGTCACCCGGTGGGGTATGTAGCTCACGACACCGGACCCAATTTAGGCGGTTCCCATATCCCGGGGCAGCGCCCCTCAGCCCAGAAGTTCCTTAAGCCCGGGATGGTGTTTGCTTTCGACGGTTTCCACAGCTGGCCGCTCACCGACAGCACCTATAAAACGATTTCGGTAGAGGAAATGGCGGTGATAACCGAAGATGGCGCCGAGTTTTTGATTCCTCCTCAGGAAGAGTGGATTTTGGTGGAGTGAGTTCAAGTTCCAAATTTCAATGACCAGTGATCAGTGATCAGGATCGAGGTTTATGGGTTTTATAAGACCAGTCATTGCGAGGAGGCTGTTGGGTATGATTGGTTTGGGATGTATAACGACGAAGCAATCTCCCTGATTAGGATCAAAGTTCGTTACAGTCCCTTTGCATTAAACCCATTCGCAAATCGCAAATCGGTCCATCGATCATTCGCACATCAAAGAGATTCTTCGTCAACTGCTATGTTCTCGTTCCGAAGGTCCACCTTCGGAACGCCATCCCGGAAGCTCCTGCTTCCCTTCCCTTGATTTGAGCTAAGACTTGGCCTGCAGGAGAATACCTTTCTTCTCTTTTATTTTAAGACCCTACCATAACGCAGAAAATGTGATTTCCCACAAGCCGGAATATTATAGCCTCCTCCGGGGGGTGACCGAACAACAGGATTGGGAACCCTGGCTCATTTTCATGTTAAAGGCCGTGGAAGTAACCGCCGAAAAAACCATGAAGCGGATCGATGACATACGCATCCTGCTGGATGAAATCCTGGAAGAAGCCAAACACAAGCTGCCCGACCGGGTGTATTCCAAGGAGTTGATTGAGTTGCTCTTTGAACAGCCTTATTGCAAAGTTAAATTCCTGGTAGACCGAAACCTGGCCAAGCGACAGACCGCAGCCGACTATTTAAAAGAACTGGAGAGGGCCGGAATTTTGAAGAGCAAACAGGTGGGACGCGAAATGTTATACCTGAATACGCGTCTCTACGAGCTGCTTTCCTCCTGATATGTCGATGATTTCGACACGTTTTGAGGATGTGTCGATGTAGTTGAATTCCCGCATCTTTTAAACCACCGTGCCCGAGCAGGTCGGTTGGCAATCCGCCGGTGGGCGGATTTCTTGATGTGCTTATATTTTAAAAAACTTCCTAAACATTTATCTATTTTAATTTTAGATTATTTACTGTTTGGAATAAACAATTATCAGAATGACTTTTAAAAGGTGGATTAAAAAGATAGGACTTTCAGAAGGATCGGCTAGAAATTATTCAGGAGCCATATTTGGTTCCATTTCAAATTGGGCAAGAGAAGCCGGGTTGATAGATTCAGATTCTTCTTTAATTGAAATTTCTGACCCAACAGAGTTTGAAAAGTTATCAGAAAGAATTCAGCGTCTTTCCATTTTTCAAGAGCGAAATGCTAAGGGCAATAATATGTACAGCAATGCTCTGGATAAATATTCAGAATATTTGAGAGAAGCCTCAAACGAATTGGCACAAGACCTCGAGAACATAATTACGGATATTTCTTATAGTGAGACTGATAAAATAGCTCTTGTCAAATACCGTATCGGACAAGGTGCGTTTAGAGACAACCTTATATCGTATTGGAAGGGGTGTGCTGTGACCGGATATAAAAAACATTCGATGTTGATAGCCTCTCATATTAAACCTTGGAGAGAGTCAAATAACCAAGAAAGACTGGATAAATATAACGGCTTATTGCTTACCCCAAATTTGGATAAGGCTTTCGATACCGGGTTTATTTCATTTGATGGGAAAGGTAAAATTTTAATTTCGGAGTTTTTTGAAAGTCCAAAAATTTTAGGGATTGAGGACGATATGAAGATAAGGTTTGAAAAGTCGCATCAGCCGTATTTGGAGTATCACCGAGATGTGGTGTTTTTCAATCTTTGAGTTGAGGCTCCTTTTCAATTCCCAGAGCAATTATCTATGGAAGTGAAAAAAGAAAAAATTGAATTCTTCCAAGATAAAATTCTTGAGTGGTATGAGGAAAATGGCCGCCATTTCCCATGGAGAAATAAATCTGCTACAAATTATGAAAAGATTATTTCTGAAGTTTTATTGCAAAGAACCAGGGCAGAAACGGTAGCTAATTTTTTTCCCAAATTCATTAAGAAATACCCCTCTTGGAAGAAATTAGGTGAAGCAACAAAAGAAGAATTACAAGAAACGTTAAAACCGACTGGCCTGTACAAACAGCGAGGCACACGACTTTATAAATTAGCTCAAGAAATGAAAGAGAGAAAAGGTCGATTTCCAGTAAAAAGGGATAGGGTTGAAGAAATGCCGATGATGGGACAATACAATGCCAATGCGTACGAGCTTTTCATTTTGAAAAAGCCATCTCCTCTTTTAGATGTAAATATGGCCAGAGTTCTGGAACGTTTTTTTGGTGAAAGAAAGCTGGCTGATATTAGGTATGATCCTTATTTGCAGGAACTCTCCCAAGAAGTGGTTGAAAATCCTCAGTCAAAAGAGATTAATTGGGGTATTCTAGATTTTGGGAGCCTAGTATGTGAAGCAAAATCTCCCCTTTGTGAAAAATGTTTGCTTTCTGAGCAGTGTATCTATTTTGATAAATTATCAAAATAGCATTTTTAAGATGACATGCTTTGACACTGTTAGACGTTAAATTATTACGCACAAATTTTAGTTCCCAATAGGGAGAAAGCCTTTATAATGCTTATTTTAGAAGGTTTTGCTAATTGCTCCTTTCTTTATATTTAAAGTAAAAGCCCAAAGTATGTCATCTAAAAAGGTTTACATAGATTTGTTTGCAGGATGTGGGGGAATGTCGCTTGGCCTTTATAATTCTGGTAAGTGGGAAGGGTTGTTTGCTATTGAAAAAGACCCGATGGCCTTTGAAACTCTTAAGCATAACCTTATTGATAAAGTCGATCATTTTAGGTGGCCTGAATGGTTGAAACGAAGGCATTATAGCATTACAACTATACTGAATAATTATCGAGATGAACTAGAAAGCTTGCAAGGTCAGGTTGACTTAGTTGTAGGAGGACCACCATGCCAAGGCTTTTCTAATGCAGGAAGAAGAAAAGAAGATGACAAGCGAAATGACCTTATAAAGGATTATGTGAGGTTTGTAAAGCTTGTGAGGCCAAAAGTGATCTTTTTCGAAAACGTGAAAGGTTTTACCCAAGAATTCCAAAAAAATAAATCAAAAGGCAAGAAGTACTCCAACTATGTTTTAAAAAGGCTCAATGCACTAGGGTATGATGTAAAAGGCAAGATGATAGATTTCTCTAAGTTTGGAGTGCCTCAAAAAAGAACAAGATTTATTCTTGTTGGAGTGGATAAAAAATTGAATAAAAGTTCTAAGAAATTCTTTAGCCAAATTGAAGCTAATGTAGATAGTTTTTTAGCTTCTAAGGATCTTTCTGTTCCAGTAAAACTTGAGGATGCTATTAGCGATCTTTTGATGGAGCATGGAACTGAACAATCCCCTGATACGAAAAGCTTTCAGGCAGGTGTTTATGATAAACCCAATTCTGACTACCAAAGATTATTAAGAAAAAGCAAACGGCTTAAAGGAAAAGTTGCCGATAGCCATCGCTTTGTTAATCACAGATCAAGTACAGTGGAGCGGTTCAAGGTTATTCTCAGTAAAGCTGAGAAAGGAAAAGATTTGGATGAGGATATCCGAAAACAATATTCAATAAAAAAACATACGATTATTCCTTTAGATAAAGATGATGTAAGCCCTACCCTAACAACTTTACCTGATGATTATATTCATTATTCGGAGCCAAGAGTACTTACTGTTAGAGAGTATGCACGAGTTCAATCCTTTGATGATTGGTATGAAATAAAAGGAAAATACACTACTGGGGGAAAGAGAAGAACAAAAGAAGTTCCTCGATATTCTCAAATTGGAAATGCAATACCACCCCTTTTTGCCGAACAAGCAGCTAATTCTTTAGCCAAATTAATTTAGTCCAAATGGAAGAACTAGAATTTAGGATAAGCTCCGGTTTAAAAGATATAATTGGCAAAGACTTAATTACTGATGATTACATAGCTGTATTTGAGCTTGTGAAAAATTCATTCGATGCCTATGCAACTGAAGTAACTGTACGATTCGAAAACATCGAGGATGGGAATGGAAAAATTACCATTATTGATAATGGTAAAGGGATGAATTATGATGATCTTTTAAATAAATGGCTATTTGTTGCTTATTCTGCAAAAAAAGAGGGGACGGAAGATGAAAACTATGACTATAGAGATAGAATAAGTGACAATAATTTTTTTGCTGGAGCTAAAGGTATAGGTCGTTTTTCTTGTGACAAGCTGGGTTCGGAATTGATGCTTGAGACTACTAAGCAAGAAAAAAATCCTAAAACTGAAGTTTTAATAACCAATTGGGAGAAATTCGAAGAAAATAGTCAAGAAGAATTTATTAATGTCAGTGTTTTACATGAAACGAAGGATCAGAATAGTTTTGGGTTAGATCACGGAACAGTATTAGTAATAGAGAATCTTAGAAGTAACTGGGACAGAGATAAATACCTAAAATTAAAAGACTCACTAGCCAAATTAATAAACCCAAAAGAAGCAAGAGGAGATCAAAAATTTAAAATTACTCTGGAAGTTCCTGAAGAAGAAGAGAGAGATAAGGATTACGATGATTACTATGAAATTGTAAATGGTGAAATTAAAAACTTCATTTTTGAAACATTAGAACTAAAGACCTCAAAAATTCGGTCAAGAATAATAGATGATGGAACAAAAATCGAAACAGAATTATTTGATGGGGGATCACTGATATATCGTATTATAGAGGAAAATAAATTCACTAGATTAGATAATATAGCTTGTAATTTATATTACTTAAATCGTTCTGCTAAATATACTTTCACTTCTAAGATGGGGGTACAGTCAGTAAACTATGGACATGTTTTTCTTTATAAAAATGGCTTTAGAGTATACCCATATGGTGAACCTGGTGAAGATCCTTTTAAGGTTGATGTAAGAAAAGCCCAAGGATATAAGCGCTTTCTAGGAAACAGGGAGCTTATGGGTAGTATTGAGGTTTATAGTGAGAGTGAAGAAATAAAAGAAACCTCTAGCAGAGGCGATGGACTCAAGAAGACAGATACTTATGAAGAGTTAGAAGAATTTTTTTGGTTGAACCTTAGAAGACTTGAAAAATATGTAGTAGAAGTCCAAAAGTGGGGATTAAGTATTGAAGATGAAGAAATTAATGATTTAGATTTTAAATCAAGAGTTACCGATTTAATTGCTAGATTAACTAGCAGTGATGAAATTATTAATTTTCATGTGCCCGACAATTTTTTAGAAATTCTAGAAGTAAGTCAGGAAGGAAGTGCCGAATCTGTTGTTAAGAATCTCAATAAAATTGCCTTTGAATCTGGAGATGAATCCTTAATTGAACAGGCTGAAAAAGCTTCAAGTAAGTTAGAAGAAATACAAGAAGCAAGAAGAGAAGCTGAAAAACAAGCTGACAAAGAAAAGAAAAAGGCTGAAGAGGCAACTAAGAAATTAAGAGATCAAATCTCTGAAAACCTTTTTCTTAAATCAATCAACACTTCCGAATATGAAGAGGTTATAAGTTTACTTCATCATGTTGGTATTTATGCTGGAACAATAGACAATAATTTAAAAGGCATTTCACTAAGAATTCAAAATGATATTGAGTTATCAAGTTCTGAGTTAAAGGATATAATTAGACTAATAAGTTTTGAGACAAAAAAAATACTTAATGTTGTAGCTTTTGCAACAAAGGCTAATTTTAAACTAAAGACAGAAACTATAGAAGTCGATTTGAATAATTATATTCAAGAGTATATAAGTAATATAATTCCAACGGTTACAGATAAGACTCTAAATATAAAAATTGATTCAAAGACCAGCGATCAATTCAAGAAAAAGCTTAAGCCAATTGAACTTAATATTGTAATCGACAATATCGTAAGTAATGCTAAAAAAGCAGATGCCGATAATTTGACTGTGTCCATTGACAAAAAAGAAAGTAATTTAGTTATTAAATTTATTGATGATGGAACAGGGATTGATAAATCAATAATTAATCAAATATATAACCAAGGATTTACTACAACTGACGGATCAGGGATTGGTTTATATCATGTCAAACAGATTATAAATGATATGAAAGGAACAATTTCGGCAACAAATAACCCAGATAGCGGGGCTTGCTTCACACTAACCTTTAAATAGTTAGAAATGAAAATAATAAAACTTTTTTGGATTGATGATATGGCTCCTTGGGCTAAGAGTGCTCAAGACAACCTAATTATTGTAGCTAATAAATATAAAATTAACTTAAAGGTTATCCCAGCTTTAAATGGTGAGGATATGGATATCACATGGAAAGCAGAAAATTATGATTTTGATTGTATCGTTATGGACTATCATATGGAACCGTACAATGGGGATAAATACATTAAGGAAATTAGAGAGGAGGAGCATCTTGAACACATCCCCATCATTTTTTATAGTCAAGATAATTCGACAGATTTGGATGAATTAGTTGAAGGTCTGCCAAATATTATAACTGTCTTTCGTCCAAATTTAGAAGATAAAATTAAAGAAATGTTTTTTTAATTCGGTACGCATTTCAATAATCTCCTATCTCTGGAATAACATTTCTAATCCCACCCTGTGGATTTTCCACATCTCCTTTATATCTCGGAATAACGTCAATTTGTGTATGGAAGACATTTTGTACGGCTGCTTCATCCATATTGAAACCATTTGAATCCAGAAATTTGCTCACAATTATTCCAGACTTGGTGTCTTTAGCCTTAATCTGACTCATATTATAACTGCGCGTTTCCGGTTCATGAACGTCTGCCATAATCAAAAACTCTCCTGAAATTCCTCAAACTTCTCATTGTGATATTCCAAAGCTTGTCCTGAGGGACGAAATGATTCTTCAGGCAGTAGAATGGATTCATTGCTCAGCTCCCAAAGTTCTCCGATTTCATTTTTCTGGTCTTTCA is a genomic window containing:
- a CDS encoding sensor histidine kinase gives rise to the protein MEELEFRISSGLKDIIGKDLITDDYIAVFELVKNSFDAYATEVTVRFENIEDGNGKITIIDNGKGMNYDDLLNKWLFVAYSAKKEGTEDENYDYRDRISDNNFFAGAKGIGRFSCDKLGSELMLETTKQEKNPKTEVLITNWEKFEENSQEEFINVSVLHETKDQNSFGLDHGTVLVIENLRSNWDRDKYLKLKDSLAKLINPKEARGDQKFKITLEVPEEEERDKDYDDYYEIVNGEIKNFIFETLELKTSKIRSRIIDDGTKIETELFDGGSLIYRIIEENKFTRLDNIACNLYYLNRSAKYTFTSKMGVQSVNYGHVFLYKNGFRVYPYGEPGEDPFKVDVRKAQGYKRFLGNRELMGSIEVYSESEEIKETSSRGDGLKKTDTYEELEEFFWLNLRRLEKYVVEVQKWGLSIEDEEINDLDFKSRVTDLIARLTSSDEIINFHVPDNFLEILEVSQEGSAESVVKNLNKIAFESGDESLIEQAEKASSKLEEIQEARREAEKQADKEKKKAEEATKKLRDQISENLFLKSINTSEYEEVISLLHHVGIYAGTIDNNLKGISLRIQNDIELSSSELKDIIRLISFETKKILNVVAFATKANFKLKTETIEVDLNNYIQEYISNIIPTVTDKTLNIKIDSKTSDQFKKKLKPIELNIVIDNIVSNAKKADADNLTVSIDKKESNLVIKFIDDGTGIDKSIINQIYNQGFTTTDGSGIGLYHVKQIINDMKGTISATNNPDSGACFTLTFK
- a CDS encoding response regulator, which gives rise to MKIIKLFWIDDMAPWAKSAQDNLIIVANKYKINLKVIPALNGEDMDITWKAENYDFDCIVMDYHMEPYNGDKYIKEIREEEHLEHIPIIFYSQDNSTDLDELVEGLPNIITVFRPNLEDKIKEMFF
- a CDS encoding DNA cytosine methyltransferase gives rise to the protein MSSKKVYIDLFAGCGGMSLGLYNSGKWEGLFAIEKDPMAFETLKHNLIDKVDHFRWPEWLKRRHYSITTILNNYRDELESLQGQVDLVVGGPPCQGFSNAGRRKEDDKRNDLIKDYVRFVKLVRPKVIFFENVKGFTQEFQKNKSKGKKYSNYVLKRLNALGYDVKGKMIDFSKFGVPQKRTRFILVGVDKKLNKSSKKFFSQIEANVDSFLASKDLSVPVKLEDAISDLLMEHGTEQSPDTKSFQAGVYDKPNSDYQRLLRKSKRLKGKVADSHRFVNHRSSTVERFKVILSKAEKGKDLDEDIRKQYSIKKHTIIPLDKDDVSPTLTTLPDDYIHYSEPRVLTVREYARVQSFDDWYEIKGKYTTGGKRRTKEVPRYSQIGNAIPPLFAEQAANSLAKLI